One genomic window of Gemmatimonadales bacterium includes the following:
- a CDS encoding glycosyl hydrolase: protein MRGDIGRVARTSATIAAAVGLLATTAVAQAPKLDPRASSDTGAFAALTWREIGPYRGGRSVAVAGSAARPNEYYMGTTGGGVFKTTDGGLNWHAVSDGYFGGTIGAVAVSESKPDIVYVGTGEFDIRGNVSHGDGVYRTDDGGKTWRYLGLAETRQISRVLVHPKNPDVVYVAALGHVWAPNLERGIYRSTDGGVTWKKILFRNDSTGAIDLAFDPSDPATLYAAFWQAGRMPWKLVSGGAGSGIFKSTDGGTTWKELTRNPGLPRGIIGNIGLAVSPAKPSRVWAIVEADSGGVFVSDDAGDHWRRVNSERKLRQRAWYYTRITADPRDTNTVYVNNVRMQRSTDGGRTFKAVRAPHGDSHALWIAPDDPMRMVEGDDGGATVSRDGGHGWTPQAYATGQFYHVSTTTHFPYRVCGAQQDNTTLCGPSRSEDGIGIGEWYDAGGGESGYVVTRPDEPDIMYAGSYGGYLTRRDARTGLMRDVNPWPRNPMGHSAADIRYRFQWTYPILVSPDDPKTLYAGANVLFRSTDEGEHWDVISPDLTRHDPKTLGPSGGPITKDQTSVEYYGTIFTIAESPKTRGVLWTGSDDGLVYLSRDGGGSWTNVTPTDMAPFTRVSMIEASPHAPGTAFVAANRYQLDDLRAYGWRTDDYGATWRRIDAGLEPPAFVRVVREDPARADLLYAGTERGVMVSFDGGAHWRSLQRNLPPVPVHDLAVKSGDLVAATHGRGFWILDDLSMLRQFTTDSGAAGSGVAHLYRPRDAYRIQWGRAEPGSGANPPSGAVVWYSLSKPREHVTLQFFDSAGALVRRFTSDPDSLTAADSLAFESRVDSLERLGVSRASGEELARREGEEPEEGEGPPTAPRPPRVGNKAGLNRFVWDLRAPDAVGFDSLVFWAGTLRGPVVPPGRYSVRMSVGGAQSTDTFAVLKDPRTSATPADLAEQYALLIKIRDRTSAANEAVRNIRRVRAALEDREHRAPTGSAAGLARVARPFVARLDTIEAALYQVKNRSSQDPLNYPIRLNNEIAALAGVVASTEAKPTAQSYAVFEKLSAELDGWLARFTAELNRGVPAVNAELGRLKLEPIEMPDHPSSELL from the coding sequence ATGCGGGGTGACATCGGTCGGGTTGCTCGTACCTCGGCAACGATTGCCGCTGCCGTCGGGCTGCTCGCGACCACGGCGGTGGCGCAGGCGCCGAAGCTCGACCCCCGAGCGTCGAGCGATACCGGCGCGTTCGCGGCGCTCACCTGGCGCGAGATCGGCCCGTACCGGGGCGGCCGCTCGGTGGCCGTGGCCGGATCGGCCGCGCGGCCCAACGAGTACTACATGGGCACGACGGGCGGCGGCGTGTTCAAGACGACCGACGGCGGCCTCAATTGGCATGCGGTGTCCGACGGCTACTTCGGCGGGACGATCGGCGCGGTCGCGGTGAGCGAATCGAAGCCGGACATCGTGTACGTCGGTACCGGCGAGTTCGACATCCGCGGCAACGTCTCCCACGGCGACGGCGTCTACCGCACCGACGACGGAGGCAAGACCTGGCGCTATCTCGGCCTGGCCGAGACGCGGCAGATCTCGCGGGTGCTGGTGCATCCCAAGAATCCGGACGTGGTGTACGTGGCGGCGCTCGGGCACGTGTGGGCGCCGAACTTGGAGCGCGGCATCTACCGCAGCACGGACGGCGGCGTCACCTGGAAGAAGATTCTCTTCCGCAACGACTCGACCGGAGCGATCGATCTCGCCTTCGATCCCTCCGACCCCGCCACGCTCTACGCCGCGTTCTGGCAGGCCGGCCGCATGCCGTGGAAGCTGGTGAGCGGGGGTGCCGGAAGCGGGATTTTCAAATCGACGGACGGCGGCACAACGTGGAAGGAGCTGACGCGGAATCCGGGTCTTCCGCGCGGCATCATCGGCAACATCGGGCTCGCGGTGTCGCCGGCCAAGCCGTCGCGCGTGTGGGCCATCGTCGAGGCGGACTCGGGTGGCGTGTTCGTGTCGGACGACGCGGGCGACCACTGGCGGCGGGTGAACTCCGAGCGCAAGCTGCGCCAGCGCGCCTGGTACTACACCCGCATCACCGCCGACCCGCGCGACACCAATACGGTCTACGTGAACAACGTGCGGATGCAGCGATCGACCGACGGTGGGCGGACGTTCAAGGCCGTGCGCGCGCCGCACGGTGACAGTCACGCGCTGTGGATCGCGCCGGACGACCCGATGCGGATGGTCGAGGGCGACGACGGCGGTGCCACCGTCTCGCGCGACGGCGGGCACGGCTGGACGCCGCAGGCGTACGCGACCGGCCAGTTCTATCACGTCTCGACCACGACGCACTTTCCCTATCGAGTCTGCGGCGCGCAGCAGGACAACACGACACTGTGCGGGCCCAGCCGCTCGGAGGACGGCATCGGCATCGGCGAATGGTACGACGCGGGCGGCGGCGAGTCGGGCTACGTCGTGACCCGGCCCGATGAGCCGGATATCATGTACGCCGGAAGCTACGGCGGGTATCTCACGCGGCGCGACGCACGCACCGGTCTCATGCGCGACGTAAATCCGTGGCCGCGGAATCCGATGGGCCACTCGGCGGCAGACATCCGCTACCGATTCCAATGGACGTACCCGATCCTGGTGTCGCCCGACGATCCGAAGACGCTGTACGCCGGCGCCAACGTGCTCTTCCGCTCGACCGATGAAGGCGAGCATTGGGACGTGATCAGCCCCGATCTCACGCGGCACGATCCCAAGACGCTCGGGCCCTCGGGTGGACCGATCACCAAGGACCAGACGAGCGTGGAGTACTACGGCACGATCTTCACGATCGCGGAGTCGCCCAAGACGCGCGGAGTGCTGTGGACCGGCTCGGACGACGGGCTGGTGTACCTCTCGCGCGATGGCGGCGGGAGCTGGACCAACGTCACGCCGACGGACATGGCGCCATTCACGCGGGTGTCGATGATCGAGGCGTCGCCGCACGCGCCGGGCACCGCGTTCGTGGCGGCCAACCGGTATCAGCTCGACGATCTCCGCGCCTACGGCTGGCGCACCGACGACTATGGCGCCACCTGGCGGCGCATCGACGCCGGTCTCGAGCCGCCCGCGTTCGTGCGCGTGGTGCGGGAGGACCCCGCGCGTGCCGATCTGCTCTACGCGGGCACCGAGCGCGGCGTGATGGTGTCGTTCGACGGCGGCGCGCACTGGCGCTCGCTCCAACGGAACCTGCCGCCGGTGCCGGTGCACGACCTCGCGGTGAAGAGCGGCGATCTCGTCGCGGCGACCCACGGGCGCGGGTTCTGGATTCTCGACGATCTCTCGATGCTCCGCCAATTCACGACGGACTCAGGGGCGGCCGGGAGCGGCGTGGCGCATCTTTATCGCCCGCGCGACGCCTACCGGATTCAGTGGGGCCGCGCGGAACCGGGCAGCGGAGCGAATCCGCCGAGCGGGGCGGTTGTCTGGTACTCGCTGTCCAAGCCGCGGGAGCACGTCACCCTTCAATTCTTCGATTCAGCCGGCGCGCTGGTGCGGCGCTTCACGAGCGATCCCGACAGCCTCACCGCCGCCGACAGCCTCGCGTTCGAATCGCGGGTCGATAGCCTGGAGCGGCTCGGCGTTTCGCGCGCGAGCGGCGAAGAGCTGGCCCGACGGGAGGGCGAGGAGCCGGAGGAAGGTGAGGGCCCGCCCACGGCGCCGCGTCCGCCCCGCGTGGGGAACAAGGCCGGGCTCAATCGATTCGTGTGGGACCTGCGCGCGCCGGATGCGGTGGGCTTCGACAGCCTCGTCTTCTGGGCGGGCACGCTCCGCGGGCCAGTCGTGCCGCCCGGGCGGTACAGCGTGCGCATGAGCGTCGGGGGTGCGCAGTCCACGGATACGTTTGCCGTCCTCAAGGACCCGCGCACCAGCGCGACGCCGGCCGATCTGGCCGAGCAGTACGCGCTCCTTATCAAGATCCGCGACCGGACCTCGGCGGCGAACGAGGCGGTGCGCAACATTCGCCGTGTGCGCGCGGCGCTCGAAGACCGGGAGCACAGGGCGCCCACGGGCAGTGCCGCCGGGCTCGCACGCGTGGCGCGGCCGTTCGTCGCCCGGCTCGACACCATCGAAGCCGCGCTTTACCAAGTGAAGAACCGAAGCTCGCAGGATCCGCTCAACTATCCGATCCGGCTCAACAACGAGATCGCCGCACTGGCCGGGGTGGTTGCGAGCACGGAGGCGAAACCGACGGCGCAGTCGTACGCGGTCTTCGAGAAGCTCTCGGCCGAGCTGGATGGTTGGCTCGCGCGATTCACCGCTGAGCTGAATCGCGGCGTTCCGGCCGTCAACGCGGAGCTTGGCCGCCTCAAGCTGGAGCCAATTGAGATGCCCGACCACCCCTCCTCGGAGCTCCTATGA
- a CDS encoding VOC family protein: MKRVTGIGGIFFKAKDAPALQAWYKRHLGIDVQSWGGAAFTWTDGEGKPVAGTTAWSIASAQSDQFAPSTAPFMVNYRVDDLHALVKVLREEGCNVLEKIDDSEYGKFAWVIDPEGNKVELWQPPAGQ, encoded by the coding sequence ATGAAGCGAGTCACCGGCATTGGCGGCATCTTCTTCAAAGCCAAAGACGCTCCGGCACTCCAGGCTTGGTACAAGCGGCACCTCGGAATCGATGTCCAATCTTGGGGCGGCGCGGCCTTTACCTGGACCGATGGGGAAGGCAAGCCGGTTGCCGGAACAACCGCCTGGTCCATTGCTTCGGCGCAAAGCGACCAGTTTGCGCCCAGCACTGCACCGTTCATGGTCAATTACCGGGTTGACGATCTCCACGCCCTCGTCAAAGTCTTACGCGAAGAGGGTTGCAACGTGCTCGAGAAGATCGACGATTCCGAGTACGGCAAGTTTGCCTGGGTCATCGATCCGGAGGGAAACAAGGTAGAACTCTGGCAACCGCCTGCCGGCCAATGA
- a CDS encoding LeuA family protein, producing the protein MLNPESLIHDWNGERPPSPAAVRCPALNDETLRDGLQSPSAIDPGPDLKLRLLHLMAELGIGAVTLGYPAAGPRMLAQTRLLASEIARARLPLAGNCAARTLEADLAPIAAVQAETGVALEAAAFIGTSGVRMAAEGWTLGGMVGALERAVRFAVGQGLAVMFVAEDASRAAPATLRTLGRAAVQCGARRICLADTAGSATPEGVRRLVQFVREEVVAPSPEPVGIDWHGHRDRGLALANCLAAIDAGADRVHATALGTGERAGNAEMELLLANLGLRGCTYGDLTRLPEYCITAARAMGVAIPANHPVVGGDAFRTASGVHAAAVLKALGRGDDALADALYSSLPAREFGLAQRIAISPMSGKSNVRHWLAMHGYDAGDSALIAALLAAAKAADHALADAECEAAVQRVLGARDAAPA; encoded by the coding sequence ATCCTGAACCCCGAGAGCCTGATCCACGATTGGAACGGCGAGCGACCGCCGTCGCCCGCGGCTGTCCGGTGCCCCGCGCTCAACGACGAAACCCTCCGCGACGGTCTCCAGAGCCCCTCGGCAATCGATCCCGGCCCGGACCTGAAGCTCCGTCTGCTGCACTTGATGGCTGAGCTCGGCATCGGCGCGGTTACGCTGGGATATCCGGCGGCGGGGCCGCGGATGCTCGCGCAGACTCGGCTGCTCGCGTCGGAAATCGCGCGGGCGCGCTTGCCGCTCGCGGGCAACTGCGCGGCTCGCACGCTCGAGGCGGACCTGGCGCCGATCGCGGCGGTGCAGGCCGAGACCGGCGTGGCGCTCGAGGCGGCGGCGTTCATCGGCACTTCGGGCGTGCGCATGGCGGCGGAGGGGTGGACGCTCGGCGGGATGGTCGGCGCGCTCGAGCGGGCGGTGCGGTTCGCGGTGGGCCAGGGGCTCGCGGTCATGTTCGTGGCGGAGGACGCGAGTCGCGCGGCACCCGCCACGCTCCGCACCCTCGGGCGTGCGGCCGTCCAGTGCGGCGCGCGGCGCATCTGCCTCGCGGACACCGCGGGCTCCGCCACGCCGGAGGGTGTCCGGCGGCTGGTGCAATTCGTCCGGGAAGAGGTCGTGGCGCCCTCGCCTGAGCCGGTAGGCATCGACTGGCATGGGCACCGCGATCGCGGACTCGCGCTGGCAAACTGCCTCGCGGCGATCGACGCCGGTGCGGACCGGGTGCACGCCACCGCGCTCGGCACCGGTGAGCGCGCGGGCAACGCGGAGATGGAGTTGCTGCTCGCCAATCTCGGGCTTCGCGGTTGCACATACGGTGACCTCACCCGGCTTCCCGAATACTGTATCACTGCCGCGCGTGCGATGGGGGTCGCGATCCCGGCCAACCACCCGGTGGTGGGCGGCGATGCATTCCGTACGGCGAGCGGCGTGCACGCGGCGGCCGTGCTCAAGGCGCTCGGGCGGGGGGACGATGCGCTGGCCGACGCGCTCTACTCGAGCTTGCCGGCCCGCGAGTTCGGGCTCGCGCAGCGGATCGCGATCTCGCCGATGTCGGGCAAATCGAACGTGCGGCACTGGCTCGCCATGCACGGCTACGACGCGGGGGACTCGGCGCTCATCGCGGCGCTGCTCGCGGCGGCCAAGGCCGCGGATCATGCGCTGGCGGACGCGGAGTGCGAGGCCGCGGTGCAGCGCGTGCTCGGGGCGCGCGACGCAGCGCCCGCATGA
- a CDS encoding helix-turn-helix domain-containing protein codes for MADTHDRLLEVTARIFAEAGYHGTTTRRIAQEAEVNEVTLFRHFGTKEALIREALSSANLRSRPMLDSAAPDPSGELERWALAAFHRFYQHRNLIRRLMGDSVERPEIAPTFCQDANEEYRQLARFLETLKSQGEVRADLDVLPASGMLVGALLSNALWRDLFPDVEPAEDTVRGYVSVLRRAAGLERKAKR; via the coding sequence ATGGCAGACACCCATGACCGACTGCTCGAGGTCACCGCCCGCATTTTCGCGGAGGCGGGGTACCACGGCACCACCACCCGCCGCATCGCGCAGGAGGCCGAGGTCAACGAGGTCACGCTCTTTCGGCACTTCGGCACCAAGGAGGCGCTCATCCGCGAGGCGCTCTCCTCGGCCAACCTGCGGAGCCGGCCGATGCTCGATTCGGCGGCGCCTGACCCGAGCGGAGAGCTCGAGCGTTGGGCGCTCGCCGCCTTCCACCGCTTCTACCAGCATCGAAACCTCATCCGCCGCCTGATGGGCGATTCGGTCGAGCGCCCCGAGATCGCGCCGACCTTCTGCCAGGACGCCAACGAGGAATACCGGCAGCTCGCGCGGTTTCTCGAGACGCTCAAGTCGCAGGGCGAGGTGCGCGCAGATCTCGATGTCCTTCCAGCGTCCGGGATGCTGGTGGGCGCGCTGCTCTCGAACGCGCTCTGGCGCGATCTCTTTCCCGATGTCGAGCCGGCAGAGGACACGGTCCGCGGATATGTGAGCGTGCTGCGCCGCGCGGCCGGTCTCGAACGCAAGGCAAAGCGATGA
- a CDS encoding ABC-F family ATP-binding cassette domain-containing protein, protein MTVLSFADITIAFAGVPLVREVTFTVARGDRWGVVGRNGTGKTTLFRLIEGELAPTRGVVSRAAALRVGLLDQHREFTEFASPWEVAAAPVAGLLARERELAELADRIAALGERCPPELLERYGHQLERFQREDGYRVAARVDAVLHGLGFDPAEARTRGIAGLSGGERGRLGLAAQLVAAPDLLLLDEPTNHLDLETTAWLEQYLLGFGGTSLVVSHDRAFLERVVDHVLHVEGGTATPYAAGWSGFMHQHGERRLAEQRTFEQQRLAIAAEEEYIRRNIAGQNSRQAKGRRRRLARVERLSAPPGDEGAMALRLSTPGRGGDQVLVAERLRLEAAGRTLLEDFTATIRRGEVVGLIGPNGAGKSTLLHAIAGERQPEAGMVRVPPSLAVAYYRQDLTQVPTELTLYDVIAGLRPHWGRGAVQDHLGRFGFSGDEVLRVAGTLSGGERARLALAMLMLESAHLLLLDEPTNHLDVESIEALEDSIEAYDGSIILVSHDRELLRAVTTRVWRLAEGRITDFGGGFAEWEESGAPRGERRHAPPDLAARRRVRDKESRRAADAERRGRRSSLRAGRRELAEAEAAAHAAEGRVAELAARLDEPADYTAPDARERAGALSAELARARQALDAALERWAAAGAAMEALEATDPAEP, encoded by the coding sequence ATGACCGTCCTCTCCTTCGCCGATATCACCATCGCCTTTGCCGGCGTGCCGCTCGTGCGCGAGGTCACGTTTACCGTGGCGCGCGGGGACCGCTGGGGCGTGGTAGGCCGGAACGGAACGGGCAAGACGACGCTGTTCCGCCTCATCGAGGGCGAGCTTGCGCCCACGCGCGGGGTGGTGTCGCGGGCGGCGGCGCTCAGGGTGGGGCTGCTAGACCAGCACCGGGAATTCACCGAATTCGCGTCGCCGTGGGAGGTGGCTGCGGCGCCGGTCGCGGGCCTGCTTGCGCGGGAGCGCGAGCTGGCCGAGCTGGCGGACCGGATCGCCGCGCTCGGCGAGCGCTGCCCTCCGGAGCTGCTCGAGCGGTACGGCCACCAGCTGGAACGCTTCCAGCGCGAGGACGGCTACCGCGTGGCCGCGCGCGTCGATGCGGTGCTGCACGGGCTCGGGTTCGATCCAGCGGAGGCGCGCACGCGCGGCATCGCCGGGTTGAGCGGCGGCGAGCGGGGGCGGCTCGGCCTTGCGGCCCAGCTCGTCGCCGCGCCGGATCTGCTCCTGCTCGACGAGCCGACCAACCACCTCGATCTCGAGACCACCGCGTGGCTCGAGCAGTACCTCCTCGGCTTCGGGGGCACCAGCCTCGTGGTGAGCCACGACCGCGCCTTCCTCGAGCGCGTGGTCGATCACGTGCTGCACGTCGAGGGCGGGACAGCGACACCATACGCGGCCGGCTGGTCCGGCTTCATGCACCAACACGGCGAGCGCCGCCTCGCCGAGCAGCGGACGTTCGAGCAGCAGCGGCTCGCGATCGCGGCGGAGGAGGAGTACATCCGCCGCAACATCGCGGGGCAGAACAGCCGGCAGGCAAAGGGACGGCGCCGGCGGCTCGCGCGGGTCGAGCGGCTGAGCGCGCCGCCGGGCGACGAGGGCGCGATGGCGCTCCGGCTTTCGACGCCCGGCCGCGGCGGAGATCAGGTGCTCGTGGCCGAGCGTCTGCGGCTCGAGGCGGCCGGGCGCACGCTGCTCGAGGATTTCACCGCCACGATACGCCGCGGCGAAGTGGTGGGCCTCATCGGTCCGAACGGCGCCGGCAAGTCGACGCTGCTGCACGCGATCGCGGGCGAGCGACAGCCGGAGGCGGGCATGGTGCGGGTGCCGCCGTCGCTCGCGGTCGCGTACTATCGCCAGGATCTCACCCAGGTGCCGACCGAGCTCACGCTGTACGACGTCATCGCCGGACTGCGCCCCCACTGGGGTCGCGGCGCCGTACAGGACCACCTCGGCCGGTTCGGCTTCTCGGGCGACGAGGTGCTGCGCGTGGCTGGGACGCTCTCGGGCGGCGAGCGTGCGCGGCTCGCGCTGGCGATGCTCATGCTCGAGAGCGCGCACCTGCTTCTGCTCGACGAGCCGACCAATCATCTCGACGTCGAATCGATCGAGGCGCTGGAGGACTCCATCGAGGCGTACGACGGCAGCATCATACTCGTGAGCCACGACCGGGAACTGCTGCGCGCGGTGACGACGCGCGTCTGGCGCCTCGCCGAGGGGCGCATCACCGACTTCGGCGGTGGATTCGCCGAGTGGGAGGAGAGCGGGGCGCCGCGGGGGGAGCGCCGTCATGCTCCGCCCGATCTGGCGGCACGGCGGCGCGTGCGCGACAAGGAGAGCCGCCGCGCGGCCGATGCGGAGCGCCGCGGACGGCGCTCTTCCCTGCGCGCGGGGCGCCGCGAGCTGGCGGAGGCCGAAGCCGCGGCCCACGCGGCGGAAGGGCGCGTGGCCGAGCTGGCTGCGCGGCTTGACGAGCCGGCCGACTACACGGCGCCCGATGCGCGGGAGCGCGCCGGCGCGCTCTCGGCCGAGCTGGCGCGCGCACGGCAGGCGCTCGATGCGGCGCTCGAACGCTGGGCCGCCGCGGGCGCCGCAATGGAAGCGCTCGAGGCCACAGATCCGGCTGAACCTTGA